In Bombus affinis isolate iyBomAffi1 chromosome 8, iyBomAffi1.2, whole genome shotgun sequence, the following proteins share a genomic window:
- the LOC126919350 gene encoding baculoviral IAP repeat-containing protein 8-like encodes MDLTVCYHCGICIENWGPEEHPWEKHAISSPGCYYLLTVRGFKYANNVTGQELYETSTEAPTQIANGNPERSNSENDTNEMTLVQKIAAAKEKNRALKNARLCKVCMEREATVVFLPCGHVATCDYCSPALTKCIICRGELKATSSAIFL; translated from the exons ATGGATCTCACTGTCTGTTACCATTGTGGAATTTGTATAGAAAATTGGGGACCAGAAGAACATCCATGGGAAAAACATGCAATTTCGTCTCCCGGCTGTTATTACTTATTAACAGTACGGGGTTTCAAATATGCTAATAATGTAACAGGCCAGGAGTTATATGAAACTTCTACAGAA gCACCAACACAAATTGCGAATGGGAATCCTGAGAGATCCAATAGTGAAAATGATACTAATGAAATGACTCTCGTTCAGAAAATTG CTGCTGCGAAGGAAAAAAATCGAGCATTGAAAAATGCTCGTTTGTGTAAAGTTTGCATGGAACGAGAAGCAACAGTTGTATTCCTACCTTGTGGACATGTAGCAACCTGCGACTACTGTTCACCGGCACTTACAAAATGCATAATTTGCCGAGGAGAACTTAAGGCGACAAGTAGTGCAATTTTTTTGTAA